CTATGGTGGATTTGTCACTGATGAATCTTTTTTTAGATTCCATTAGCGAAAAAACTCATTTAATTTTGTTAGGTGACAAGAACCAACTCCCCTCTGTTGGACAAGGAGAAGTTTTAAGAGACCTGCTCGCAGAGTTCAAAAAACAAAACAAATTCATTTCGGAACTAAAAACAAACCATAGATCCAAAACCTCATCCAAGTTCAGTTTATTTGCTGAATTGGTAAAAGATTCTTTTGACTCCCCCGACCCCCAACCTACATTTCCCGATCCTAAAATTACAGAATCACTCAAAGGAGAAGAAGATGATTTCATTTGGTTACAGAAAGAATTACCAAAACCTACAGACACCATTCCCTTTAAAGATTGGAAAGGAGAAGAGTTAATCCAGTTTTTATGGAAAGATTTCTTTTTACCAACAGCAATCAAGGCCACGAACCTAAACTGGAAAAAAGAAAACCTAATCGAAGAAATACACAAAACCAAACTAGAAGAAATGATTTCCGAACATCGATGTTTGACTATTTTAAGAAATGGTTTTTATGGAATCGAATTTATACAAGATCGAATCCTCGAACTTGCAAAAAAACAACTGACTTCTACGAATACAAACCCACATAACATTGAATATAGGCACTTAGCAAAATCCTTTTATTTTCAAGGAATGCCCATCATCATCAAAAGAAATGACCAAATTCGAAAACTTTTTAATGGGGATATTGGGCTCGTTTTAAAAATCGATTCAGAACTGAGAGCGGTTTTCCCTATCGAAAACCGATTGTATTCTTTTGCTTTGGACACTTTACCTGAACATGAACCAGCTTTTTTTCTTACCATCCATAAAAGCCAAGGATCCGAATACAACACCATCCTACTCTATCTGCCACCTATCCCTAGTTTTGATCCCGAAAACACAAAAGAAATTCCCTTACTCAATCGAAGGATACTTTACACAGCTGTAACAAGGGCCAAAAAGAAAGTCATCCTCATGGGCGATTATCATACCTGGAAATTAGGTTTAGAAACATTTCGGAAACGAAAAACTGGCTTTCAGTTATTTTAAATTCCTTAGAAATTCCAATACTGTTTTTAAATTACCCAAAACCAAACTACCTCCAGATCCTAATATCGAAAATTCCAACATCAAATTGATACTATTTCCAAAATCTTCGTTCAATAAAAATCCATCCTCATCAATCGCATAACCAGAATCATGTGATTTTGTTGGAATTTTGGAACGAACAATTTCCGGCAAACTTCGTTTGTCGTTCAAATAACCAAATACACGTTTCCCTTTAGCATAGGCATACCCGATTTCAAAAGCTGTACCATCATCAACACAAGCACCTCGGAAAGGATTACAATTAGCAATCACCATATCGGATTGTTCAATGAGCGATATGTTTTCTTGAAAAATTTGTTTGGCCTTAGCCAAATGAATTTGGTCTGTTATTTCCCCATCAAAGGGAGTTAAGGCACGATACCCAAATGATTCGCAGAGGACTTTTGCATCGGAAAGTACCTGCAATGCATTGGGCAAAAAAACTTCCGGGCCCGCAAGATAGATAGTTTGCATATTGAATTCTACCTGGAGCCGGAAACAAATTTAAAGGATTTTTTAATTCATCTTAGGTTCTACTGGTGTGACTTTTACTTCACTAAAAGCAAATTTTCCATCCAATCCAAAATAAAAGAACCGAGGCCTTTGTGGGTTGTATTGTAAATCCCATGCATCTAAAGCATTATCCACTCCCACAAACCACTGGAAGTGGCCAAAAAATCTTTGTGACAATCGCAAATTCAAATTTGTATGGGGGTTCACCATTCGATAACCATAAGTGGCACTTGTCGTACAAGCAGAAATGTTGTTTTCTGCACAATAATCAGAAACGCCCGCAGGAAGTGCACTTAGCGCATTGGATATGTTAGTTTGAGCCTGACTAGCCAACAAAGTTTCTAACCCATCAAAATTTGTTGGGAGATCTGGGTTACACCAAAATGGATTTTTCACACAATAGTAAGGCTGTTTTCCGAAGACAACTGCAAACACAGACAAAGACATCCCACTTGTTTTTTCATCCAATCGAATACTAAAATTCCAACGATGTGGACCTCTTCCTTCAAGAGGAAGTTTAGTTAACTCGTCTCTTGTATCTGTATAAGTATATCCAACACTTGTAGATACAATCTCAGTCAATCGAACATTGACTGAAGATTCAATTCCTTGCGTTGTTGCCTTTTGATAATTGGATGTTTGATACACCATTAAACCCGATGAATCTCTGGCAGGATTTGTTCTAAATCCAATTAGATTGTCTACGTTGTTGTGAAATAAATTAGAACTATACCAAATTCTTTTTGTGATATCCCATTCCCAACCAAAGTTATAACTCCGAGAAAGTTCCGGCTTGAGATTAGAACTTCCTACAACCCGATACCCTACTCCTGGGTTTAAAAAATTAAAATATAAATCTTGAAAACTAGGTGCACGATATCCAAGCCCATTTGCTGCCCGGAATCGAAATTGGTCGGTTACATCATAACGAATGGCTAACTTGGGAAGCCACTCTCCCCCATAAATCGAATCATGATCATAACGAACTCCTGGAACAATTTGTATTCTTGGTTTGTCTGATACACGCCACTCATCTTGAACATAAAAAGCATTTCTAAAACGATAAGCATTCCCGTTAATCGTTTGTCCTTTTGTTAACTCTGGATTAAAATCTTCAAAACAAACATTGGGATAGGTCCTGCGACAATCAGGAGCAATCCTTGCAGAAGAAATTTGATCCTGCAAATTTTCTGCTCCAACAGAGGTTACATGATTTTCGGAGAATTTATAATCAACTCTAGATCGAAATTCAGCTACTGCATTGTCTGTCCTTTGTTGTGAATCCAAGTCATCTGCTTTTCTTTGATCCGTGGTATATAAATCTTGAAATCTAGAATAGTTAGCATTCAAATTTACATTCACTTTTTGAGTGGCGATCCAATCCACGTTGAATGCACCCATAAAGTCATGGGTTTTATTCCTACGGTCATAAATAGTTCTTGGAGGTGTAGCATCAACTGCAGTTTGGTCTAAATGCCGATAGTAAAATTGCCCCGTCAAAGTTAGGTTGTCCGTAGCATGGTAGACCGTTTTATTCGAGAGATTCATATCATTGAATGCACTTCCCGACGTTGACTCTAGAGGTGGTGAATAATTCGGCAACCTAGTGGCTAACAAATAAGAACTAACAGCAGAAGTATTAGCAGGGTACGGATTGTAACCTGGAGCCAGAGACGCATATCTTCCATTTCTTGGGCCTGGAGTTGCATCAGGAGTTAAATCATAACCATCTCCTTTATGCCAACCAACAGTAAAAAGAGTTGATAACTTATCACTTTTAGCTCCAACCGTTGCATAATTTCGAAACTCCATATAAGGCCCGTAATATTTTTCACTTCCAGACCCTCCTAAAGTTCGAAACTCAGCATACAAAGGGTCTTGTGCTTCTTTAGTAATGATATTGATCACACCTGCAATCGCGTCTGAACCGTAAATAGCAGAAGAAGCTCCCTTTACAATTTCAATTCTTTCTATATCTTCTGCTTTGAATCGGGTTAAGTCAATGGATCCACTAAACCTTCCTGTAGTTCTTTGCCCATCCACAAGGATTAACACATTCTGTGCAGATAATCCTTGCAAACGAACCGTTTGACCCCTTTCACCGGCTTGTGCTGGTCTAACTTCAATCCCGGGAACATTCCCCAATGTTTGGGATAAGTCTCTTGCACCCATCGCATCAATGTCTTTTCTCGTCAAAACCTCAGTCGTAATCGTGGAATCTTTTAAAAGGTTTTTCCTTCTGGTTCCAGTGACAGTAATCATATTGGAACGATCAAAATTTGTCTCATTTGGTTGGATTCCCGATTCACCATGTTTTGTCTGTTTTACGGGTTCCGAAGGTTCTTCTTTTCCAACAGAAGATTGCGAATACAAAGTGGAATGAATGAGTATCAAACCAATATTTATAACAAAAAAAAGAGAAAAAACCTTACGGGTTTGTAAACCCAAGGTTTGTTTGAAACTAGTCTTCATACTTTATGCACTTATAATCTAAGCAATTGAGGTTATAACTTCTTCCATTGAAACTTCGGATTTCCTGAAGTTCCCGCTGCGCTATAATAATCTAACATTTGAATTGCATACTTAGCTCCATCACTTCCGGTAATGATAAAAACGTCCGTTTTTGCTGTTAATATTGTAT
The Leptospira perdikensis genome window above contains:
- the recD gene encoding exodeoxyribonuclease V subunit alpha, with the protein product MKQTESSYLELAKEIITYFPEIQKTHEDLVAKLIEANQNGDLYLSLMDTPSNKDFPNQFPFYIETIGTEKKLFFHKTYKEKIHFESKVKGLLLNHNEDSLNKSDLTKIESTISKLETQFRNPLAPEQKQAVIESISSTFRIIAGGPGTGKTTVVSFILKVLDELQKLPAPNHIALVAPTGRAAQRLTESIQKNLNHFSDTKELASSLRGQTIHNLLRIFPDAPKPYYGEKRYLPFDLIIMDETSMVDLSLMNLFLDSISEKTHLILLGDKNQLPSVGQGEVLRDLLAEFKKQNKFISELKTNHRSKTSSKFSLFAELVKDSFDSPDPQPTFPDPKITESLKGEEDDFIWLQKELPKPTDTIPFKDWKGEELIQFLWKDFFLPTAIKATNLNWKKENLIEEIHKTKLEEMISEHRCLTILRNGFYGIEFIQDRILELAKKQLTSTNTNPHNIEYRHLAKSFYFQGMPIIIKRNDQIRKLFNGDIGLVLKIDSELRAVFPIENRLYSFALDTLPEHEPAFFLTIHKSQGSEYNTILLYLPPIPSFDPENTKEIPLLNRRILYTAVTRAKKKVILMGDYHTWKLGLETFRKRKTGFQLF
- a CDS encoding nucleoside 2-deoxyribosyltransferase — encoded protein: MQTIYLAGPEVFLPNALQVLSDAKVLCESFGYRALTPFDGEITDQIHLAKAKQIFQENISLIEQSDMVIANCNPFRGACVDDGTAFEIGYAYAKGKRVFGYLNDKRSLPEIVRSKIPTKSHDSGYAIDEDGFLLNEDFGNSINLMLEFSILGSGGSLVLGNLKTVLEFLRNLK
- a CDS encoding TonB-dependent receptor plug domain-containing protein, with product MKTSFKQTLGLQTRKVFSLFFVINIGLILIHSTLYSQSSVGKEEPSEPVKQTKHGESGIQPNETNFDRSNMITVTGTRRKNLLKDSTITTEVLTRKDIDAMGARDLSQTLGNVPGIEVRPAQAGERGQTVRLQGLSAQNVLILVDGQRTTGRFSGSIDLTRFKAEDIERIEIVKGASSAIYGSDAIAGVINIITKEAQDPLYAEFRTLGGSGSEKYYGPYMEFRNYATVGAKSDKLSTLFTVGWHKGDGYDLTPDATPGPRNGRYASLAPGYNPYPANTSAVSSYLLATRLPNYSPPLESTSGSAFNDMNLSNKTVYHATDNLTLTGQFYYRHLDQTAVDATPPRTIYDRRNKTHDFMGAFNVDWIATQKVNVNLNANYSRFQDLYTTDQRKADDLDSQQRTDNAVAEFRSRVDYKFSENHVTSVGAENLQDQISSARIAPDCRRTYPNVCFEDFNPELTKGQTINGNAYRFRNAFYVQDEWRVSDKPRIQIVPGVRYDHDSIYGGEWLPKLAIRYDVTDQFRFRAANGLGYRAPSFQDLYFNFLNPGVGYRVVGSSNLKPELSRSYNFGWEWDITKRIWYSSNLFHNNVDNLIGFRTNPARDSSGLMVYQTSNYQKATTQGIESSVNVRLTEIVSTSVGYTYTDTRDELTKLPLEGRGPHRWNFSIRLDEKTSGMSLSVFAVVFGKQPYYCVKNPFWCNPDLPTNFDGLETLLASQAQTNISNALSALPAGVSDYCAENNISACTTSATYGYRMVNPHTNLNLRLSQRFFGHFQWFVGVDNALDAWDLQYNPQRPRFFYFGLDGKFAFSEVKVTPVEPKMN